A single genomic interval of Mangifera indica cultivar Alphonso chromosome 5, CATAS_Mindica_2.1, whole genome shotgun sequence harbors:
- the LOC123215741 gene encoding NAC domain-containing protein 83-like translates to MDRFPFVRDNGVVRLPPGFRFQPTDEELLFQYLKCKIFSSSLPAPIIPEINIYKYDPWDLPGNLEQERYFFSNKETKYPNGSRINRATASGYWKATGVDKQIVSSSRNNQMVGMKKTLVFYRGKSPNESRTDWIMHEYRLVNAGTAPSNFSSAQNYSNQMENWVICRVFMKKRSTKDGNVQTRNSMVAGQPQLHDFMMRDKRSSGPAISSASSSSSSGGMSEVSSNGSTI, encoded by the exons ATGGACAGATTTCCTTTTGTTAGAGATAATGGCGTCGTCAGATTGCCTCCTGGTTTCCGCTTCCAGCCAACTGATGAAGAGCTTCTCTTCCAATATCtaaaatgtaagattttttcCAGCTCCTTGCCCGCTCCAATCATTCCAGAGATTAATATCTACAAGTACGATCCCTGGGATTTGCCAG GTAACTTGGAGCAGGAAAGGTACTTTTTCAGCAACAAGGAAACAAAGTATCCAAATGGAAGCCGAATCAATCGAGCCACTGCTTCTGGTTATTGGAAAGCAACAGGCGTAGATAAACAAATCGTATCTTCGAGCAGGAATAATCAAATGGTGGGAATGAAAAAAACTCTGGTATTCTACAGAGGGAAATCTCCGAACGAATCCAGAACTGACTGGATAATGCATGAATATCGCCTTGTTAATGCAGGAACTGCACCTTCAAATTTCTCCTCAGCCCAG aattattcaaaccaaatggaAAATTGGGTCATTTGTCGCGTATTTATGAAGAAAAGAAGCACGAAAGACGGCAATGTACAAACTCGTAACAGCATGGTGGCTGGTCAGCCTCAACTCCACGACTTTATGATGAGAGACAAGCGAAGTTCAGGGCCTGCCATCTCTTCCGCGTCGTCGTCTTCAAGCTCTGGAGGCATGAGTGAGGTCTCTTCGAATGGGTCAACCATATGA
- the LOC123215742 gene encoding LOW QUALITY PROTEIN: mitochondrial import inner membrane translocase subunit TIM8 (The sequence of the model RefSeq protein was modified relative to this genomic sequence to represent the inferred CDS: inserted 1 base in 1 codon), whose translation MDTSDLNSPELQRFLNQEKEKAMVNEMVAKLTNVCWDKCITXTPGSKFSSSETACLSNCAQRYLDMSVIIMKRFQSMH comes from the exons ATGGATACTTCAGATCTTAATTCCCCTGAATTGCAGCGATTTCTCAAT caagaaaaggaaaaggCCATGGTTAATGAAATGGTGGCAAAGCTAACAAATGTTTGCTGGGACAAATGCATCA GTACACCTGGTAGTAAGTTCAGCTCCAGTGAAACAGCTTGTCTTTCCAACTGTGCTCAGCGTTACTTGGATATGAGTGTCATTATCATGAAACGCTTTCAGTCCATGCACTAA
- the LOC123215740 gene encoding probable protein S-acyltransferase 7 isoform X1 translates to MNVGKPPTSRDPDAGAGEDDKSGVVRTYQAWKGSNIFLLQGRLIFGPDVRYLFLTIFLIVVPVTIFCVFVARKLMDDFPHDLGISIMVIVVAFTLFDLILLLLTSGRDPGMIPRNAHPPELEGYEVNTEVGPGQTPQLQLPRTKDVVVNGIVVKIKYCDTCRLYRPPRCSHCSICNNCVEKFDHHCPWVGQCIGLRNYRFFFMFVFSTTILCLYVHAFCWVYITKIMNGERISLWKAMTKTPASIALLIYTFISVWFVGGLTIFHSYLISTNQSTYENFRYRYDRNANPYNKGIIENFKEVFFTSIPPSKNNFRAKILKEPAIQSRRVSSGFVSPNIRKPVTASDIEMGRKPVWEGVEGESDDNGRRDNNADGLHKLSGSSDISPDLSRILPPGSIEGLGISHPRRSSWGRKSGSWEISSESVASAVGESKQVTDGCNGNLTGQTQQSQTNFKM, encoded by the exons ATGAATGTGGGGAAACCTCCCACTTCTCGGGATCCAGATGCTGGTGCCGGAGAAGACGATAAGTCCGGTGTGGTCAGAACTTATCAAGCCTGGAAAGGCAGTAAT ATATTTTTGCTTCAGGGAAGGCTTATATTTGGACCTGATGTCAGATATCTCTTTCTTACCATCTTCTTAATAGTTGTCCCTGTTaccattttttgtgtttttgttgcaAGAAAATTGATGGATGATTTTCCGCATGACTTGGGAATATCAATAATGGTCATTGTTGTTGCATTCACATTATTT GATTTAATTCTTCTTCTACTAACCTCAGGAAGAGATCCTGGTATGATACCTCGTAATGCTCACCCTCCCGAGCTGGAAGGTTATGAAGTAAATACTGAAGTTGGGCCTGGCCAAACTCCTCAGTTACAGTTGCCTCGCACAAAGGATGTGGTTGTAAATGGAATTGTTGTGAAGATCAAATACTGTGACACCTGCAGGCTTTATAGACCTCCTCGCTGCTCTCATTGTTCTATATGCAATAATTGTGTGGAAAAATTTGACCATCACTGCCCCTGGGTTGGCCAGTGTATTGGATTG CGCAATTATCGGTTCTTCTTCATGTTTGTCTTCTCTACAACCATTCTTTGCTTGTATGTACATGCTTTTTGTTGGGTCTATATCACAAAGATCATGAATGGAGAGAGGATATCATTATGGAAAGCAATGACTAAGACTCCTGCCTCCATTGCGCTCTTAATCTACACTTTCATTTCAGTCTGGTTTGTTGGTGGTCTTACCATCTTCCATTCATATCTGATTAGTACAAACCAA TCAACGTATGAAAACTTCAGATATCGATATGACAGAAATGCCAACCCTTACAACAAAGGGATCATTGAGAACTTCAAGGAAGTTTTCTTCACCAGCATTCCCCCATCTAAGAACAATTTTAGagcaaaaattttaaaggagcCAGCAATTCAATCTAGAAGAGTGAGCAGTGGATTTGTAAGTCCTAACATTAGGAAACCTGTTACTGCTAGTGACATAGAGATGGGAAGGAAGCCAGTTTGGGAAGGCGTAGAAGGAGAGTCAGATGATAATGGAAGGAGGGATAACAATGCTGATGGTCTACATAAGCTCAGTGGATCTTCTGATATTTCCCCTGATTTAAGTAGGATCCTTCCACCAGGTAGCATTGAAGGTCTAGGTATCTCACATCCAAGGCGTTCTAGTTGGGGAAGGAAAAGTGGAAGCTGGGAAATATCATCGGAATCCGTTGCTTCTGCAGTTGGAGAATCAAAGCAGGTGACTGATGGCTGCAATGGCAACTTGACAGGCCAGACTCAACAATCTCAgacaaatttcaaaatgtaa
- the LOC123215740 gene encoding probable protein S-acyltransferase 7 isoform X3, with product MNVGKPPTSRDPDAGAGEDDKSGVVRTYQAWKGSNIFLLQGRLIFGPDVRYLFLTIFLIVVPVTIFCVFVARKLMDDFPHDLGISIMVIVVAFTLFDLILLLLTSGRDPGMIPRNAHPPELEGYEVNTEVGPGQTPQLQLPRTKDVVVNGIVVKIKYCDTCRLYRPPRCSHCSICNNCVEKFDHHCPWVGQCIGLSTYENFRYRYDRNANPYNKGIIENFKEVFFTSIPPSKNNFRAKILKEPAIQSRRVSSGFVSPNIRKPVTASDIEMGRKPVWEGVEGESDDNGRRDNNADGLHKLSGSSDISPDLSRILPPGSIEGLGISHPRRSSWGRKSGSWEISSESVASAVGESKQVTDGCNGNLTGQTQQSQTNFKM from the exons ATGAATGTGGGGAAACCTCCCACTTCTCGGGATCCAGATGCTGGTGCCGGAGAAGACGATAAGTCCGGTGTGGTCAGAACTTATCAAGCCTGGAAAGGCAGTAAT ATATTTTTGCTTCAGGGAAGGCTTATATTTGGACCTGATGTCAGATATCTCTTTCTTACCATCTTCTTAATAGTTGTCCCTGTTaccattttttgtgtttttgttgcaAGAAAATTGATGGATGATTTTCCGCATGACTTGGGAATATCAATAATGGTCATTGTTGTTGCATTCACATTATTT GATTTAATTCTTCTTCTACTAACCTCAGGAAGAGATCCTGGTATGATACCTCGTAATGCTCACCCTCCCGAGCTGGAAGGTTATGAAGTAAATACTGAAGTTGGGCCTGGCCAAACTCCTCAGTTACAGTTGCCTCGCACAAAGGATGTGGTTGTAAATGGAATTGTTGTGAAGATCAAATACTGTGACACCTGCAGGCTTTATAGACCTCCTCGCTGCTCTCATTGTTCTATATGCAATAATTGTGTGGAAAAATTTGACCATCACTGCCCCTGGGTTGGCCAGTGTATTGGATTG TCAACGTATGAAAACTTCAGATATCGATATGACAGAAATGCCAACCCTTACAACAAAGGGATCATTGAGAACTTCAAGGAAGTTTTCTTCACCAGCATTCCCCCATCTAAGAACAATTTTAGagcaaaaattttaaaggagcCAGCAATTCAATCTAGAAGAGTGAGCAGTGGATTTGTAAGTCCTAACATTAGGAAACCTGTTACTGCTAGTGACATAGAGATGGGAAGGAAGCCAGTTTGGGAAGGCGTAGAAGGAGAGTCAGATGATAATGGAAGGAGGGATAACAATGCTGATGGTCTACATAAGCTCAGTGGATCTTCTGATATTTCCCCTGATTTAAGTAGGATCCTTCCACCAGGTAGCATTGAAGGTCTAGGTATCTCACATCCAAGGCGTTCTAGTTGGGGAAGGAAAAGTGGAAGCTGGGAAATATCATCGGAATCCGTTGCTTCTGCAGTTGGAGAATCAAAGCAGGTGACTGATGGCTGCAATGGCAACTTGACAGGCCAGACTCAACAATCTCAgacaaatttcaaaatgtaa
- the LOC123215740 gene encoding probable protein S-acyltransferase 7 isoform X2: MNVGKPPTSRDPDAGAGEDDKSGVVRTYQAWKGSNDLILLLLTSGRDPGMIPRNAHPPELEGYEVNTEVGPGQTPQLQLPRTKDVVVNGIVVKIKYCDTCRLYRPPRCSHCSICNNCVEKFDHHCPWVGQCIGLRNYRFFFMFVFSTTILCLYVHAFCWVYITKIMNGERISLWKAMTKTPASIALLIYTFISVWFVGGLTIFHSYLISTNQSTYENFRYRYDRNANPYNKGIIENFKEVFFTSIPPSKNNFRAKILKEPAIQSRRVSSGFVSPNIRKPVTASDIEMGRKPVWEGVEGESDDNGRRDNNADGLHKLSGSSDISPDLSRILPPGSIEGLGISHPRRSSWGRKSGSWEISSESVASAVGESKQVTDGCNGNLTGQTQQSQTNFKM, encoded by the exons ATGAATGTGGGGAAACCTCCCACTTCTCGGGATCCAGATGCTGGTGCCGGAGAAGACGATAAGTCCGGTGTGGTCAGAACTTATCAAGCCTGGAAAGGCAGTAAT GATTTAATTCTTCTTCTACTAACCTCAGGAAGAGATCCTGGTATGATACCTCGTAATGCTCACCCTCCCGAGCTGGAAGGTTATGAAGTAAATACTGAAGTTGGGCCTGGCCAAACTCCTCAGTTACAGTTGCCTCGCACAAAGGATGTGGTTGTAAATGGAATTGTTGTGAAGATCAAATACTGTGACACCTGCAGGCTTTATAGACCTCCTCGCTGCTCTCATTGTTCTATATGCAATAATTGTGTGGAAAAATTTGACCATCACTGCCCCTGGGTTGGCCAGTGTATTGGATTG CGCAATTATCGGTTCTTCTTCATGTTTGTCTTCTCTACAACCATTCTTTGCTTGTATGTACATGCTTTTTGTTGGGTCTATATCACAAAGATCATGAATGGAGAGAGGATATCATTATGGAAAGCAATGACTAAGACTCCTGCCTCCATTGCGCTCTTAATCTACACTTTCATTTCAGTCTGGTTTGTTGGTGGTCTTACCATCTTCCATTCATATCTGATTAGTACAAACCAA TCAACGTATGAAAACTTCAGATATCGATATGACAGAAATGCCAACCCTTACAACAAAGGGATCATTGAGAACTTCAAGGAAGTTTTCTTCACCAGCATTCCCCCATCTAAGAACAATTTTAGagcaaaaattttaaaggagcCAGCAATTCAATCTAGAAGAGTGAGCAGTGGATTTGTAAGTCCTAACATTAGGAAACCTGTTACTGCTAGTGACATAGAGATGGGAAGGAAGCCAGTTTGGGAAGGCGTAGAAGGAGAGTCAGATGATAATGGAAGGAGGGATAACAATGCTGATGGTCTACATAAGCTCAGTGGATCTTCTGATATTTCCCCTGATTTAAGTAGGATCCTTCCACCAGGTAGCATTGAAGGTCTAGGTATCTCACATCCAAGGCGTTCTAGTTGGGGAAGGAAAAGTGGAAGCTGGGAAATATCATCGGAATCCGTTGCTTCTGCAGTTGGAGAATCAAAGCAGGTGACTGATGGCTGCAATGGCAACTTGACAGGCCAGACTCAACAATCTCAgacaaatttcaaaatgtaa
- the LOC123217505 gene encoding bidirectional sugar transporter SWEET14-like isoform X1 has protein sequence MAPVISTDNPVAFAFGLLGNVVSFVVFLAPLYFRPTFYRIFKKKSTEGFQSVPYVVGLFSAVSWIYYATLKSDAFLLMTINAFGCMIETAYIAIFLAYAPKQARMLTLRLLILLNCGGFSVITVLSHFLKGQTRLHVLGWLCVSFSVFVFAAPLSIVRQVIRTKSVEFMPFYLSFFLTMNAISWFSYGVSLKDMYIAMPNVLGFIFGFIQMVLYVMYRNNKPAVKDIRQLEQAIDMEKLSVSTTLQEQSECAQITHGEIIENRGVSADHQERNMGNLQPRPTQ, from the exons aTGGCACCGGTGATCTCAACTGACAATCCAGTGGCTTTTGCTTTTGGACTTCTAG gtaATGTGGTATCCTTCGTGGTTTTTCTAGCTCCACT TTATTTCAGGCCAACGTTTTACAGGATATTCAAGAAAAAATCAACTGAAGGGTTTCAATCAGTTCCATATGTGGTTGGACTATTCAGCGCTGTCAGTTGGATATACTATGCAACATTGAAGTCTGATGCTTTCCTTCTCATGACTATTAATGCATTCGGTTGTATGATAGAGACTGCTTACATTGCTATCTTCCTTGCTTATGCACCCAAGCAAGCAAGG ATGTTAACTCTTAGGCtacttattttgttaaattgtgGAGGATTCAGCGTGATTACAGTTCTCTCCCACTTTTTAAAAGGACAAACCCGACTTCATGTTCTTGGTTGGCTTTGTGTTTCTTTCTCAGTCTTTGTCTTTGCAGCACCTTTAAGCATTGTG AGACAGGTCATACGAACCAAGAGTGTAGAGTTTATGCCCTTTTACTTGTCGTTTTTTCTGACAATGAATGCTATTAGTTGGTTCTCTTATGGCGTATCACTAAAGGACATGTATATTGCG ATGCCAAATGTGCTGGGCTTCATCTTCGGATTTATTCAGATGGTACTGTATGTAATGTACAGAAACAACAAACCAGCTGTAAAAGATATTAGGCAACTAGAACAAGCTATTGACATGGAGAAACTGAGCGTAAGTACGACTTTGCAGGAGCAATCTGAATGCGCTCAGATAACTCACGGTGAAATCATTGAAAACAGGGGGGTGTCAGCGGACCACCAAGAGAGAAACATGGGAAACCTGCAACCAAGACCTACCCAGTAA
- the LOC123217505 gene encoding bidirectional sugar transporter SWEET14-like isoform X2, translating to MAPVISTDNPVAFAFGLLGNVVSFVVFLAPLPTFYRIFKKKSTEGFQSVPYVVGLFSAVSWIYYATLKSDAFLLMTINAFGCMIETAYIAIFLAYAPKQARMLTLRLLILLNCGGFSVITVLSHFLKGQTRLHVLGWLCVSFSVFVFAAPLSIVRQVIRTKSVEFMPFYLSFFLTMNAISWFSYGVSLKDMYIAMPNVLGFIFGFIQMVLYVMYRNNKPAVKDIRQLEQAIDMEKLSVSTTLQEQSECAQITHGEIIENRGVSADHQERNMGNLQPRPTQ from the exons aTGGCACCGGTGATCTCAACTGACAATCCAGTGGCTTTTGCTTTTGGACTTCTAG gtaATGTGGTATCCTTCGTGGTTTTTCTAGCTCCACT GCCAACGTTTTACAGGATATTCAAGAAAAAATCAACTGAAGGGTTTCAATCAGTTCCATATGTGGTTGGACTATTCAGCGCTGTCAGTTGGATATACTATGCAACATTGAAGTCTGATGCTTTCCTTCTCATGACTATTAATGCATTCGGTTGTATGATAGAGACTGCTTACATTGCTATCTTCCTTGCTTATGCACCCAAGCAAGCAAGG ATGTTAACTCTTAGGCtacttattttgttaaattgtgGAGGATTCAGCGTGATTACAGTTCTCTCCCACTTTTTAAAAGGACAAACCCGACTTCATGTTCTTGGTTGGCTTTGTGTTTCTTTCTCAGTCTTTGTCTTTGCAGCACCTTTAAGCATTGTG AGACAGGTCATACGAACCAAGAGTGTAGAGTTTATGCCCTTTTACTTGTCGTTTTTTCTGACAATGAATGCTATTAGTTGGTTCTCTTATGGCGTATCACTAAAGGACATGTATATTGCG ATGCCAAATGTGCTGGGCTTCATCTTCGGATTTATTCAGATGGTACTGTATGTAATGTACAGAAACAACAAACCAGCTGTAAAAGATATTAGGCAACTAGAACAAGCTATTGACATGGAGAAACTGAGCGTAAGTACGACTTTGCAGGAGCAATCTGAATGCGCTCAGATAACTCACGGTGAAATCATTGAAAACAGGGGGGTGTCAGCGGACCACCAAGAGAGAAACATGGGAAACCTGCAACCAAGACCTACCCAGTAA